A region of Streptomyces deccanensis DNA encodes the following proteins:
- a CDS encoding peptidoglycan recognition family protein, whose product MSVPPTSPSHRATSRVTRRTVIGAAGAVAAGAVITPTVMATTGDSGTAPSSDTGAEGSAAGTTTETFPKTRSEAATGEAPVEAAFPIGYVGVRWGGTDETTGGGIRLTDADGAQGEWRSLGDGGCSVANGGGVLLAADQAAGYELKAPDGATGLRSLALDCKHGPDRKVKVPSDPTRVRGVQYLTRAAWGADESLRFKADGTENTPTAFYPFQTITVHHTAMANDDPDPAATVRAIYQLHAVTNDWGDIGYHFLIDEEGRIYEGRYSGDDGLPAHDADGKVVTAFHVGGFNSGNLGIALLGTFTEQGPKEAARAALTRLVKVLVRQHGVDPQARVTYTNPVNGTQKEVAEISGHRDWMATECPGEVMYGELERLRTAVATGR is encoded by the coding sequence GTGAGCGTTCCCCCCACCTCCCCCAGCCATCGGGCCACCTCCCGGGTGACCCGCCGTACGGTGATCGGCGCGGCCGGCGCGGTCGCGGCCGGCGCCGTGATCACGCCGACCGTGATGGCCACGACCGGTGACTCCGGCACCGCCCCGTCCTCGGACACCGGCGCCGAAGGATCGGCGGCCGGCACCACGACCGAGACCTTCCCGAAGACCCGCAGCGAGGCCGCCACCGGCGAGGCACCCGTCGAGGCGGCCTTCCCCATCGGCTACGTGGGCGTGCGCTGGGGCGGCACCGACGAGACCACCGGCGGCGGCATCAGACTGACGGACGCCGACGGCGCCCAGGGCGAGTGGCGGTCCCTCGGCGACGGTGGCTGCTCGGTCGCCAACGGCGGCGGTGTGCTGCTCGCGGCCGACCAGGCCGCCGGCTACGAACTGAAGGCGCCCGACGGAGCCACCGGGCTGCGTTCGCTGGCGCTCGACTGCAAGCACGGGCCGGACCGGAAGGTGAAGGTGCCGAGCGACCCCACGCGCGTCCGAGGTGTCCAGTACCTGACCCGGGCCGCCTGGGGCGCCGACGAGTCGCTGCGGTTCAAGGCGGACGGCACCGAGAACACCCCGACCGCGTTCTACCCGTTCCAGACGATCACCGTGCACCACACGGCCATGGCCAACGACGACCCGGACCCGGCCGCCACGGTCCGCGCGATCTACCAGCTGCACGCCGTCACCAACGACTGGGGCGACATCGGCTACCACTTCCTCATCGACGAGGAGGGCCGTATCTACGAGGGCCGCTACTCCGGTGACGACGGCCTGCCCGCGCACGACGCCGACGGCAAGGTGGTGACCGCCTTCCACGTCGGCGGCTTCAACTCCGGCAACCTCGGCATCGCCCTGCTGGGCACCTTCACCGAGCAGGGCCCCAAGGAGGCCGCCCGCGCCGCGCTGACCCGGCTCGTGAAGGTCCTGGTCCGCCAGCACGGCGTGGACCCGCAGGCCCGCGTGACGTACACCAACCCGGTCAACGGCACCCAGAAGGAGGTCGCGGAGATCAGCGGCCACCGGGACTGGATGGCGACGGAGTGCCCGGGCGAGGTCATGTACGGGGAGCTGGAGCGCCTGCGCACGGCCGTGGCCACCGGCCGCTGA
- a CDS encoding right-handed parallel beta-helix repeat-containing protein — protein MIPTATVHRVAPKGRGAHRSIASALRAARDGDEIHVAPGEYVEHLVIDRAVRLLPEEGARHAVRLLAASPGRPVLEVAARDVYVEDLVLVGQDPGLPAVLVDAGDLELDGCDVSGGRVEAGGDASLALTDCRVAGAELAAVHLNTTGSARLTRVVVEDVEGTGVVVGSRATAEADELTVRRVTGSGVRVRGGARAALRECRISGPGRSGLLVEDDASVTARDCRVTDTAAEGVRVLGSSARSASPSGNAESAEGGVVLVRCEVLRTGGDGVAVSGGGDVLMLGCRLRDGSGPGVSVEDEGRAELVDCQVDGAHGSGLVARGAARLSAEGTSVTGSRANGLLAGGRAEVRVDTGDLTACSFSAVHACDDSRVTLTACRIGSSAEHGIRATDRAGLTVEGGRISDCGLSGVRIDGAAEARMRGLSVVRGRAGITTESSGTVVLEECDVVGAERSGISCGTETTPVLRDCRISGTGTAGLVIGERAAPSVEGCTVRDAAGSGVVVGPRAEPRIRAVTVARTGKNSLFVGEKARGTFEDCVFSGAGTDGAAFPALHVSTGGAPVLRGCLVRDSEEDVALEKGARPVFDDCVSRDVKNPSLPTGAEQALSAAGGPEAAGAGTTARETEAPDEDTLDDLLAELQGLAGLERVKNDVSSLVKLMQMVRRREEMGLAPPPLSRHLVFTGNPGTGKTTIARLYGRILAAVGLLERGHLVEADRSALVGEYVGHTGPKTTRVFQQARGGVLFIDEAYSLTQYAGTNDFGQEAIATLLKLMEDHRDDVVVIVAGYLKEMEVFVRSNPGLASRFNRTLLFDDYSGAELVSIVEHQAAQHQYELTPDAVTELTARFDAMPRDRGFGNGRTARQLFQAMTERQAYRVAELPEASEADVMTLRPEDIPQTL, from the coding sequence GTGATCCCCACCGCCACCGTGCACCGGGTCGCCCCCAAGGGACGCGGCGCCCATCGCAGCATCGCCTCCGCCCTGCGCGCCGCCCGCGACGGCGACGAGATCCATGTCGCCCCCGGCGAGTACGTCGAACACCTGGTGATCGACCGTGCGGTGCGGCTGCTGCCGGAGGAGGGCGCGCGGCACGCCGTACGGCTGCTTGCGGCCTCCCCCGGCCGCCCGGTGCTGGAGGTGGCCGCGCGGGACGTGTACGTAGAGGACCTCGTTTTGGTCGGCCAGGACCCGGGGCTGCCCGCCGTGCTGGTGGACGCCGGGGATCTGGAGCTGGACGGCTGCGACGTGTCCGGCGGCCGCGTCGAGGCGGGCGGTGACGCGTCGCTCGCCCTGACGGACTGCCGTGTGGCGGGGGCCGAGCTGGCGGCCGTGCACCTCAACACCACCGGATCGGCGCGGCTGACCCGGGTCGTGGTCGAGGACGTCGAGGGAACCGGTGTCGTCGTCGGCTCCCGGGCCACCGCCGAGGCCGACGAGCTGACGGTACGGCGGGTCACCGGGTCCGGTGTCCGGGTCCGGGGCGGCGCCCGCGCGGCCCTGCGGGAGTGCCGGATCTCCGGCCCCGGGCGCAGCGGGCTGCTGGTGGAGGACGACGCCTCCGTCACCGCGCGGGACTGCCGTGTGACGGACACGGCCGCCGAGGGGGTGCGGGTGCTGGGCAGTTCGGCGCGCTCCGCATCGCCCTCGGGGAACGCGGAGTCCGCCGAGGGCGGGGTGGTGCTCGTCCGCTGCGAGGTGCTGCGCACCGGCGGGGACGGGGTCGCCGTCTCCGGCGGCGGCGATGTGCTGATGCTCGGTTGCCGGCTGCGGGACGGTTCGGGGCCCGGGGTGAGCGTGGAGGACGAGGGCCGCGCCGAGCTGGTGGACTGCCAGGTGGACGGGGCGCACGGCTCGGGTCTGGTGGCCCGGGGGGCGGCCCGGCTGTCGGCCGAGGGCACCTCGGTGACGGGCAGCCGGGCGAACGGGCTGCTGGCGGGCGGCCGCGCCGAGGTACGGGTGGACACCGGCGACCTGACGGCGTGCTCGTTCAGCGCGGTGCACGCCTGCGACGACTCCCGGGTGACGCTCACCGCCTGCCGGATCGGCTCCTCCGCCGAACACGGCATCCGGGCCACCGACCGGGCCGGGCTGACCGTGGAGGGCGGCCGGATCTCGGACTGCGGGCTGTCCGGGGTGCGGATCGACGGGGCCGCCGAGGCGCGGATGCGCGGGCTGTCCGTCGTGCGCGGCCGGGCCGGGATCACCACCGAGTCGTCCGGGACCGTGGTCCTGGAGGAGTGCGATGTCGTGGGCGCCGAACGGTCCGGGATCTCCTGCGGCACGGAAACCACGCCGGTGCTGCGGGACTGCCGGATCAGCGGGACCGGCACGGCGGGCCTGGTGATCGGCGAGCGCGCCGCCCCCAGCGTCGAGGGCTGCACGGTCCGGGACGCGGCAGGCTCCGGCGTCGTCGTGGGCCCCCGCGCCGAACCCCGGATCCGGGCCGTGACGGTCGCCCGGACCGGCAAGAACAGCCTGTTCGTGGGCGAGAAGGCCCGCGGCACCTTCGAGGACTGCGTCTTCAGCGGCGCGGGCACCGACGGCGCCGCCTTCCCCGCCCTGCACGTCTCGACGGGCGGGGCGCCCGTGCTGCGCGGCTGTCTGGTCCGCGACAGCGAGGAGGACGTGGCGCTGGAGAAGGGCGCCCGCCCGGTCTTCGACGACTGCGTCTCGCGGGACGTGAAGAACCCGTCCCTGCCGACCGGCGCCGAACAGGCCCTGTCGGCGGCCGGGGGGCCGGAGGCGGCGGGCGCCGGGACCACCGCGCGGGAGACCGAGGCACCCGACGAGGACACCCTGGACGACCTGCTCGCCGAACTCCAGGGTCTCGCGGGTCTGGAGCGCGTCAAGAACGACGTCTCGTCCCTGGTCAAACTGATGCAGATGGTCCGCCGCCGGGAGGAGATGGGCCTGGCCCCGCCCCCGCTCAGCCGCCACCTCGTCTTCACCGGCAACCCGGGCACCGGCAAGACCACCATCGCCCGTCTCTACGGCCGGATCCTCGCCGCCGTCGGCCTGCTGGAGCGCGGCCATCTGGTCGAGGCCGACCGCTCCGCCCTGGTCGGCGAGTACGTCGGCCACACCGGCCCGAAGACCACCCGGGTCTTCCAACAGGCCCGGGGCGGTGTGCTGTTCATCGACGAGGCGTACTCCCTCACCCAGTACGCCGGGACCAACGACTTCGGCCAGGAGGCCATCGCCACCCTGCTGAAGCTGATGGAGGACCACCGCGACGACGTGGTGGTCATCGTCGCCGGATACCTCAAGGAGATGGAGGTCTTCGTCCGCTCCAACCCCGGCCTGGCCTCCCGCTTCAACCGCACCCTGCTCTTCGACGACTACAGCGGCGCCGAACTGGTCAGCATCGTCGAACACCAGGCCGCCCAGCACCAGTACGAACTGACCCCGGACGCCGTCACGGAGCTCACCGCACGCTTCGACGCCATGCCCCGCGACCGTGGCTTCGGCAACGGCCGCACGGCACGCCAGCTCTTCCAGGCCATGACGGAACGCCAGGCGTACCGGGTCGCCGAACTGCCGGAGGCCTCGGAGGCGGACGTGATGACCCTCAGACCGGAGGACATCCCCCAGACCCTGTGA
- a CDS encoding TAXI family TRAP transporter solute-binding subunit: MVQVLPRIGRRHALLGSMASLVVLGLLAWWLWPSEEPPNGTITVTTGAERGVYQEYGSRLRNAIAGDMPKLRVQLMPSNGSQTNVRRVATGQADFAIAAADAVQTYIDEDQPGADQLRGVARLYDDYVQLVVPADSTIQNVSELKGKRVAVGPEGSGVRLIAERLLEADGLDIDKDIDARRDTIGTSPDALRTGRIDAFFWSGGLPTKGLTDLAEKEKYAFRFVPIRSDLVAALHDQGGVFSHYRASVMPADAYPTILTAPVPTLTVANLLITRADMDPRLTEWLTRVVLKSRDNIGQHVHAAQVVDLRTAIYTDPLRLHRGARAYYRSVKP; encoded by the coding sequence ATGGTCCAGGTACTCCCCCGCATCGGCAGGCGGCACGCGCTGCTGGGCTCGATGGCTTCGCTGGTGGTCCTCGGGCTGCTCGCGTGGTGGCTGTGGCCGAGCGAGGAGCCCCCGAACGGGACGATCACGGTGACCACGGGAGCCGAGCGGGGCGTCTACCAGGAGTACGGCAGCCGCCTGCGGAACGCGATCGCCGGGGACATGCCCAAGCTGCGGGTCCAGCTCATGCCGAGCAACGGCTCCCAGACGAACGTCCGCCGGGTGGCCACCGGGCAGGCCGACTTCGCCATCGCCGCCGCCGACGCCGTCCAGACGTACATCGACGAGGACCAGCCCGGCGCCGATCAGCTGCGCGGGGTGGCCCGGCTGTACGACGACTACGTGCAGCTGGTGGTCCCGGCCGACTCGACCATCCAGAACGTCTCGGAGCTGAAGGGCAAGCGGGTCGCCGTCGGCCCCGAGGGCTCCGGCGTACGGCTGATCGCCGAACGCCTGCTGGAGGCGGACGGGCTCGACATCGACAAGGACATAGACGCGCGGCGCGACACCATCGGCACGAGCCCCGACGCCCTGCGCACCGGGAGGATCGACGCCTTCTTCTGGTCGGGCGGCCTGCCCACGAAGGGGCTGACGGACCTCGCGGAGAAGGAGAAGTACGCCTTCCGGTTCGTCCCGATCCGCAGCGACCTGGTGGCGGCGCTGCACGACCAGGGCGGGGTCTTCAGTCACTACCGGGCGTCCGTGATGCCCGCCGACGCCTACCCGACCATCCTCACGGCCCCGGTGCCCACCCTCACCGTGGCGAACCTGCTCATCACCCGCGCGGACATGGATCCCCGCCTCACCGAGTGGCTGACCCGCGTCGTCCTCAAGAGCCGGGACAACATCGGCCAGCACGTCCACGCGGCCCAGGTGGTGGATCTGCGCACCGCGATCTACACGGACCCGCTGCGGCTGCACCGTGGCGCGAGGGCGTACTACCGGTCGGTGAAGCCGTAG
- a CDS encoding response regulator transcription factor gives MRLLLVEDDNHVAAALSAVLARHGFDVTHARSGEEALQALVPEGNGFGVVLLDLGLPDQDGYEVCGKIRKRTSTPVIMVTARSDVRSRIHGLNLGADDYVVKPYDTGELLARIHAVARRRAPDEAAAPGDSGLRLGSVLIELPTRQVSVDGAVVQLTRKEFDLLALLAQRPGVVFRREQIISEVWRTSWEGTGRTLEVHVASLRSKLRMPALIETVRGVGYRLVAPTP, from the coding sequence ATGAGGCTGCTCCTCGTCGAGGACGACAACCACGTCGCCGCCGCCCTGTCCGCGGTCCTGGCCCGGCACGGCTTCGACGTCACCCACGCCCGCAGCGGCGAGGAGGCGCTCCAGGCGCTCGTCCCCGAGGGCAACGGCTTCGGAGTCGTCCTGCTCGACCTCGGCCTGCCCGACCAGGACGGCTACGAGGTCTGCGGCAAGATCCGCAAGCGCACCAGCACCCCGGTGATCATGGTGACGGCCCGCTCCGATGTACGGTCCCGGATCCACGGCCTCAACCTCGGCGCCGACGACTACGTGGTCAAGCCCTACGACACCGGCGAGCTGCTCGCCCGGATCCACGCCGTCGCCCGCCGCCGGGCCCCCGACGAGGCCGCGGCCCCCGGCGACAGCGGGCTACGGCTCGGGTCCGTGCTCATCGAGCTGCCCACCCGGCAGGTCAGCGTGGACGGCGCGGTCGTCCAGCTGACCCGCAAGGAGTTCGATCTGCTCGCGCTGCTGGCCCAGCGGCCCGGTGTCGTCTTCCGCCGGGAACAGATCATCAGCGAGGTGTGGCGGACCAGTTGGGAGGGGACCGGCCGCACCCTGGAAGTACACGTCGCCTCCCTGCGGTCGAAGCTGCGGATGCCCGCCCTGATCGAGACGGTGCGCGGGGTCGGCTATCGGCTGGTCGCCCCGACGCCGTAG
- a CDS encoding MazG nucleotide pyrophosphohydrolase domain-containing protein → MSSSPARLVREFHQAFGLDVRTAPTEVSPELAAHRGELLAEEAAEVAEVAVDGPLDRLAHELADVVYVAYGTALVHGIDLDAVIAEIHRSNMTKLGPDGRVARRADGKVLKGDHYRAPDVSSVLRKQGWAG, encoded by the coding sequence ATGAGTTCCTCTCCCGCTCGCCTGGTCCGTGAGTTCCACCAAGCCTTCGGCCTCGACGTCCGTACCGCCCCCACCGAGGTCTCGCCCGAGCTGGCCGCCCACCGGGGGGAGTTGCTGGCCGAGGAGGCCGCCGAGGTCGCCGAGGTGGCGGTCGACGGGCCCCTCGACCGGCTGGCTCACGAACTGGCCGACGTGGTGTACGTGGCGTACGGCACCGCTCTCGTCCACGGCATCGACCTGGACGCGGTGATCGCCGAGATCCACCGCTCGAACATGACCAAGCTGGGCCCCGACGGGCGGGTCGCCCGCCGGGCCGACGGCAAGGTGCTCAAGGGGGACCACTACCGGGCACCCGATGTCTCCTCGGTCCTGCGGAAACAGGGCTGGGCGGGCTGA
- a CDS encoding sensor histidine kinase → MRTRLLPLLIVLMAAVLLALGIPLAVSLAAARQQEVVVDRIDDTARFAALAQFVTERPSGSRVDTTDGRGETLQRELEQYYRVYGIKAGVFYREKSQPAMANAPLEWGRPTEGEGLAAFEEALLGRRPHDPKQVWPWQEGRLVVASPVIHDGDVVAAVVTDSPTDQMRSKILRGWLIIGAGEAAAMLLAVGAALRLTGWVLKPVRVLDVTTHAIASGRLKSRVAAAGGPPELRRLARSFNEMADNVEDVLEQQRAFVADASHQLRNPLAALLLRIDLLALELPEGNEEIASVRTEGKRLASVLDDLLDLALAEHAESDLRLIDVGELTAERVASWSPLAHDKGVSLVGTCPATTAWADPIALSSALDAVIDNALKFTPAGERVEVRVASNGETSSVVVTDGGPGLSDEELERVGDRFWRSTAHQNIKGSGLGLSISRALIAAGGGSIAYAHHEPHGLRVTVTVPRSRPPV, encoded by the coding sequence GTGCGCACTCGTCTTCTTCCGCTGCTCATCGTCCTGATGGCCGCCGTGCTGCTGGCCCTCGGCATTCCGCTGGCGGTGAGCCTCGCGGCGGCGCGGCAGCAGGAGGTGGTCGTCGACCGCATCGACGACACGGCGCGCTTCGCGGCCCTCGCCCAGTTCGTCACCGAACGCCCGAGCGGATCCCGCGTGGACACCACGGACGGCCGCGGCGAGACCCTCCAGCGGGAGCTGGAGCAGTACTACCGGGTGTACGGCATCAAGGCCGGCGTGTTCTACCGGGAGAAGAGCCAGCCGGCCATGGCCAACGCTCCCCTGGAATGGGGCCGGCCCACCGAGGGGGAGGGACTCGCCGCCTTCGAGGAGGCGCTGCTGGGGCGGCGCCCGCACGACCCGAAGCAGGTGTGGCCCTGGCAGGAGGGGCGGCTCGTCGTCGCGTCCCCCGTCATCCACGACGGTGACGTCGTCGCGGCCGTCGTCACCGACTCGCCCACCGACCAGATGCGCTCCAAGATCCTGCGCGGCTGGCTGATCATCGGCGCGGGCGAGGCCGCCGCGATGCTCCTCGCCGTCGGCGCCGCGCTGCGGCTCACGGGCTGGGTCCTCAAGCCCGTACGTGTCCTCGACGTCACCACCCACGCCATCGCCTCGGGACGCCTCAAGTCACGGGTCGCGGCGGCCGGCGGACCACCCGAACTGCGGCGCCTGGCACGGTCGTTCAACGAGATGGCCGACAACGTCGAGGACGTGCTGGAACAACAGCGCGCCTTCGTCGCCGACGCCTCGCACCAACTCCGCAACCCGCTCGCCGCGTTGCTGCTCCGCATCGACCTGCTCGCGCTCGAACTGCCCGAGGGCAACGAGGAGATCGCCTCCGTCCGCACCGAGGGCAAACGGCTCGCGTCGGTCCTCGACGACCTGCTCGACCTGGCGCTCGCCGAGCACGCGGAGTCCGATCTGCGGCTCATCGACGTGGGCGAGCTGACCGCCGAGCGCGTCGCGTCCTGGTCGCCGCTGGCCCACGACAAGGGCGTGTCGCTGGTCGGCACCTGCCCGGCCACCACCGCCTGGGCCGATCCCATCGCCCTGTCCAGCGCCCTGGACGCGGTGATCGACAACGCGCTGAAGTTCACGCCGGCCGGGGAACGTGTCGAGGTCCGGGTCGCCTCGAACGGTGAGACGTCCTCGGTCGTGGTCACCGACGGTGGGCCCGGCCTCAGCGACGAGGAGCTGGAGCGCGTCGGCGACCGCTTCTGGCGCAGCACCGCCCACCAGAACATCAAGGGCTCGGGTCTCGGGCTCTCCATCTCCCGTGCGCTGATCGCGGCGGGCGGCGGCTCCATCGCCTACGCCCACCACGAGCCGCACGGGCTGCGGGTCACGGTGACGGTGCCCCGGTCGCGTCCGCCGGTCTGA